One segment of Larus michahellis chromosome 14, bLarMic1.1, whole genome shotgun sequence DNA contains the following:
- the LOC141751147 gene encoding urotensin-2 receptor-like — MEPNGTAAAGGGNASAAAGGGGGGGPPGGGPLLIPSAFGTVLSVMYVAGVAGNVYTLVVMCHSARCAAPMYSSIVSLALADLLYLSTIPFIVCTYLAQDWYFGDLGCRILLSLDLLTMHASIFTLTLMCTERYLAVTRPLDTLKRSHGYRKVTAGAVWSVSLLLTLPMMLMVTLTEGGKAEGKVKRMCAPTWSVDAYRTYLTVLFSTSIMAPGIIIGFLYTRLARTYLESQRNPPHKEKSKRSPRQKVLIMIFSIVLVFWACFLPFWIWQLVRLYSSSLQLTTQTQKCINYLVTCLTYSNSCINPFLYTLLTKNYREYLRNRHRNFYRFTSSFRKRGSNLQCSWGRSMSSSNQYDYSSEALGMATLKDK, encoded by the coding sequence atgGAGCCCAacgggacggcggcggcgggggggggcaacgcctcggcggcggcggggggcggcggcggcgggggtccCCCCGGGGGCGGCCCGCTGCTCATCCCCTCGGCCTTCGGGACGGTGCTGTCGGTGATGTACGTGGCCGGGGTGGCGGGCAACGTCTACACGCTGGTGGTGATGTGCCACTCGGCGCGCTGCGCCGCCCCCATGTACAGCTCCATCGTCAGCCTGGCCCTGGCCGACCTCCTCTACCTCTCCACCATCCCCTTCATCGTCTGCACCTACCTGGCCCAGGACTGGTACTTCGGGGACCTGGGGTGCCGCATCCTGCTCAGCCTGGACCTGCTCACCATGCACGCCAGCATCTTCACCCTCACCCTCATGTGCACCGAGCGCTACCTGGCCGTCACCCGGCCCCTGGACACCCTGAAGCGGTCGCACGGCTACCGGAAGGTCACGGCGGGGGCCGTTTGGTCGGTCTCGCTGCTCCTTACTCTGCCCATGATGCTGATGGTCACCTTGACTGAGGGGGGCAAGGCAGAGGGCAAGGTGAAGAGGATGTGTGCGCCCACCTGGAGCGTGGACGCCTACCGGACCTACCTGACGGTGCTCTTCAGCACCAGCATCATGGCCCCGGGAATCATCATTGGCTTCCTCTACACGCGCCTGGCCAGGACCTACCTGGAATCCCAGAGGAACCCCCCCCACAAGGAGAAGAGCAAGAGATCCCCCCGGCAGAAGGTCCTCATCATGATTTTCAGCATTGTGCTGGTCTTCTGGGCCTGCTTCCTGCCATTTTGGATCTGGCAGCTGGTGCGACTCtacagcagctccctgcagctcACCACCCAAACCCAAAAGTGCATTAACTACCTGGTGACCTGCCTGACCTACAGCAACAGCTGCATCAACCCCTTCCTCTACACCTTGCTCACCAAAAACTACCGGGAGTACCTGCGCAACAGGCACCGCAACTTCTACAGGTTCACATCCTCCTTTCGCAAGAGGGGCTCCAACCTGCAGTGCTCCTGGGGACGGTCCATGTCCTCCAGCAACCAGTACGACTACAGCTCGGAGGCACTGGGCATGGCCACGCTGAAGGACAAGTGA